One stretch of Deinococcus metalli DNA includes these proteins:
- a CDS encoding sugar phosphate isomerase/epimerase family protein: MTASHREPSIKRGVSLYSFQEEFFLRRMTLEDCVAACADMGAYGIETLAEQMMPGFPHLSDAFYEDWHALMAKYGTVSVCHDMFLDTKRFKGRAMTDDEQVESVKRDLTHARRLGCSVMRVLMFVRPEVLVKALPYAEECGVKMGVEIHAPLHLSHPWILRYSEVMDKEASPYLGYVLDMGIFTDHYPPVMLERFRRQGATPAIIDHVRAEYDRRTLSEYVINDVREMGGTPLDIAMAEVTRHNLWSDPRHLIEQLPRIVHVHGKFYEMDEQDRETSLGYEQVIPVLREHGYDGYICSEYEGNRHIQDAFEVGSVEQVRRHQRMLARLIGEPEVAHV; this comes from the coding sequence ATGACTGCATCCCACCGTGAGCCGAGCATCAAACGGGGCGTGAGCCTGTATTCCTTCCAGGAGGAGTTCTTCCTGCGCCGTATGACCCTGGAGGACTGCGTGGCCGCGTGCGCCGACATGGGCGCGTACGGCATCGAGACGCTCGCCGAGCAGATGATGCCTGGCTTCCCGCACCTGAGTGATGCCTTCTACGAGGACTGGCACGCCCTGATGGCGAAATACGGCACGGTCAGCGTGTGCCACGACATGTTCCTGGACACCAAGAGGTTCAAGGGCCGCGCCATGACCGACGACGAGCAGGTCGAGTCTGTCAAGCGCGACCTGACGCACGCGCGGCGCCTGGGCTGTTCGGTGATGCGCGTGCTGATGTTCGTGCGGCCCGAGGTGCTCGTGAAGGCGCTGCCCTACGCCGAGGAGTGCGGCGTGAAGATGGGGGTGGAGATCCACGCGCCGCTGCACCTGAGCCACCCGTGGATCCTGCGCTACAGCGAGGTCATGGACAAAGAGGCGTCGCCGTACCTGGGCTACGTGCTCGACATGGGCATCTTCACCGACCACTACCCGCCCGTGATGCTCGAGCGTTTCCGCCGGCAGGGCGCCACGCCGGCGATCATCGACCACGTGCGCGCCGAGTACGACCGCCGCACGCTGTCCGAGTACGTCATCAACGACGTGCGCGAGATGGGCGGCACCCCGCTCGACATCGCCATGGCCGAGGTCACCCGCCACAACCTGTGGTCGGACCCCCGCCACCTGATCGAGCAGCTGCCGCGCATCGTGCACGTGCACGGCAAGTTCTACGAGATGGACGAGCAGGACCGCGAGACCAGCCTGGGCTACGAGCAGGTGATTCCCGTCCTGCGCGAGCACGGCTACGACGGTTACATCTGCAGCGAGTACGAGGGCAACCGCCACATCCAGGACGCCTTCGAGGTAGGCAGTGTGGAGCAGGTGCGCCGGCACCAGCGCATGCTCGCCCGGCTGATCGGCGAGCCGGAGGTGGCCCATGTTTGA
- a CDS encoding C-glycoside deglycosidase beta subunit domain-containing protein, translating into MFDRYIVVEDTLKDVPQGTQVGVRLPYYRGLGLSMVEAVDVTVDGVSADPAAVSVTLGDHTYPLSTMDEEYDAVWNFGEIGTVTVAGLHLAPGPHDVRVRLQLRVSYLPMKLVGQDSKTLELAAG; encoded by the coding sequence ATGTTTGACCGTTACATCGTTGTCGAGGACACCCTGAAGGACGTGCCGCAGGGGACCCAGGTGGGCGTGCGGCTGCCGTACTACCGCGGTCTGGGCCTGTCCATGGTGGAGGCGGTGGACGTGACCGTGGACGGCGTGAGCGCCGATCCGGCCGCCGTGAGCGTGACCCTGGGGGATCACACCTACCCGCTGAGCACCATGGACGAGGAGTACGACGCCGTGTGGAACTTCGGCGAGATCGGCACCGTGACGGTCGCCGGGCTGCACCTCGCGCCGGGGCCGCACGATGTGCGCGTCCGGCTGCAGCTGCGGGTGTCCTACCTGCCCATGAAACTCGTCGGCCAGGACAGCAAGACGCTGGAGCTGGCGGCCGGATGA
- a CDS encoding GMC oxidoreductase: MTRGPQDVDVLIVGSGPVGSAAARVIKERAPDVAVLLIDAGPQLTPVPGVHVKNIADPQERARAQERSQGPTPQPYAPVPLGARAHAGAGERPALLARPGTFLLRDDGGDSADMPAAALSTNVGGMGAHWTCACPAPAAAERVPFIPEGEWDAALAEAESLLGVTRAAYPETDSARAIRGALQRVFADVLERPVQPMPLAARVEDGVRHWSGTDVVLGPLAHGGAPGFELRPETLCTALHVDQGRVTGATLRPVSGGEPYPVQARTVFVAADALRTPQLLWASGIRPRALGHYLNDQPQVLGAAQLDPALLPAQPGAAVGGVSWVPYAPGHPFHGQVMELDASPVPIPEAQDSGTPVVGLGWFCAKTPRFEDHLAFSGREVDASGLPKITVHHALTPEDEAAVAAAKVEVARAAAALGRPLTADPPFLLPAGSSLHYQGTVRMGNVDDGESVCDPASRVWGVGNLYVGGNGVIPTATACNPTLTAVALAVLACGQIVQRLAPGRDVSAVV, encoded by the coding sequence ATGACGCGCGGGCCACAGGACGTGGACGTCCTGATCGTCGGCAGCGGCCCGGTCGGATCGGCCGCCGCGCGGGTCATCAAAGAGCGCGCTCCGGACGTGGCCGTGCTGCTGATTGACGCCGGCCCGCAGCTGACCCCGGTGCCGGGCGTCCACGTCAAGAACATCGCCGATCCGCAGGAGCGCGCCCGGGCGCAGGAACGCTCGCAGGGGCCGACCCCGCAGCCGTACGCGCCGGTGCCCCTCGGTGCCCGTGCCCACGCCGGGGCCGGGGAACGGCCGGCGCTGCTGGCGCGGCCCGGCACGTTCCTGCTGCGCGACGACGGCGGCGACAGCGCCGACATGCCGGCGGCGGCCCTCTCCACCAACGTGGGCGGCATGGGGGCGCACTGGACGTGTGCGTGCCCGGCGCCGGCCGCGGCCGAGCGCGTTCCCTTCATTCCCGAGGGCGAGTGGGACGCGGCGCTGGCCGAGGCGGAGTCGCTGCTGGGCGTGACCCGGGCGGCGTATCCCGAGACGGACAGCGCGCGGGCGATCCGTGGCGCCCTCCAGCGCGTGTTCGCGGACGTGCTGGAGCGGCCGGTGCAGCCCATGCCGCTGGCCGCCCGGGTCGAGGACGGCGTCCGTCACTGGTCCGGCACGGACGTGGTGCTCGGGCCGCTCGCGCACGGCGGCGCTCCCGGCTTCGAGCTGCGCCCGGAAACGCTGTGCACGGCGCTGCATGTGGATCAGGGCCGGGTGACCGGCGCGACGCTGCGCCCGGTGTCCGGCGGCGAGCCGTACCCGGTGCAGGCCCGGACCGTCTTCGTGGCGGCCGACGCGCTGCGCACGCCCCAGCTGCTGTGGGCGTCGGGCATCCGGCCCCGGGCGCTCGGGCACTACCTGAACGACCAGCCGCAGGTGCTGGGCGCGGCGCAGCTCGACCCGGCGCTGCTGCCGGCCCAGCCCGGCGCGGCGGTGGGCGGCGTGAGCTGGGTGCCGTACGCGCCGGGCCACCCCTTCCACGGACAGGTGATGGAACTGGACGCGTCGCCCGTCCCGATCCCCGAGGCGCAGGACAGCGGCACGCCGGTGGTGGGCCTGGGCTGGTTCTGCGCCAAGACGCCCCGCTTCGAGGATCACCTGGCGTTCTCCGGCCGCGAGGTGGACGCCTCCGGCCTGCCGAAGATCACGGTGCACCACGCGCTGACGCCCGAGGACGAGGCGGCGGTCGCGGCCGCGAAGGTCGAGGTCGCGCGCGCCGCCGCGGCGCTGGGCCGCCCGCTGACGGCCGATCCTCCATTCCTGCTGCCGGCCGGCAGTTCCCTGCACTACCAGGGCACGGTGCGCATGGGGAACGTGGACGACGGGGAGTCCGTGTGCGATCCGGCGTCGCGGGTGTGGGGCGTCGGGAACCTGTACGTCGGCGGCAACGGCGTGATCCCGACGGCCACGGCGTGCAATCCCACCCTGACTGCGGTGGCGCTGGCGGTGCTGGCGTGCGGTCAGATCGTCCAGCGCCTCGCCCCGGGGCGGGATGTCTCGGCCGTGGTCTGA
- a CDS encoding VOC family protein, which yields MIKLLSHLAHLEIHATDLDASVRFYEQAMGMREVRRDGDSVFLRCWGDYYTYSLVVTKAGQSGMGHMAWRTTSPEALDEAARRIEAAGIQGEWRGAQHDHGRAYRFTGPYGHVMELFWDVTKHKGEGQHASVYPDRPARRTNHGVAPRFLDHVTVAASDVRGFAKWYSETLGFRIMAYTSLDEAPVTVFGVLTTNEKSHDLGVVMDGSPIPGRVNHIAFWVDTREEHLVAADVLMEGGTPIEYGPSIHGIGEQTYLYFRDPSGLRVELNTGGYRNYVPDWEAYDWKPSQGSASLYRNAAMPHSMTESFPPAAAPSATEEGALPGTEDNLLAAAYGSHGRG from the coding sequence ATGATCAAGCTGCTCTCCCACCTCGCCCACCTGGAAATCCACGCGACCGACCTCGACGCCTCCGTGCGCTTCTACGAGCAGGCCATGGGGATGCGCGAGGTGAGGCGGGACGGCGACTCGGTGTTCCTGCGCTGCTGGGGCGACTACTACACCTACTCGCTGGTGGTCACGAAGGCCGGGCAGTCTGGGATGGGTCACATGGCGTGGCGCACCACCAGCCCGGAAGCGCTCGACGAGGCCGCGCGCCGCATCGAGGCCGCCGGCATCCAGGGCGAGTGGCGCGGCGCCCAGCACGACCACGGCCGCGCGTACCGCTTCACCGGCCCCTACGGCCACGTGATGGAACTGTTCTGGGACGTCACCAAGCACAAGGGCGAGGGCCAGCACGCGTCCGTGTACCCGGACCGCCCGGCCCGGCGCACCAACCACGGCGTCGCCCCGCGTTTCCTGGATCACGTGACCGTCGCTGCGAGCGACGTGCGGGGCTTCGCGAAGTGGTACAGCGAGACCCTGGGCTTCCGGATCATGGCCTACACCTCGCTGGACGAGGCGCCGGTGACGGTGTTCGGCGTGCTCACCACCAACGAGAAGTCGCATGACCTGGGCGTCGTCATGGACGGCTCGCCCATTCCGGGGCGCGTGAACCACATCGCCTTCTGGGTCGACACCCGCGAGGAACACCTGGTGGCCGCCGACGTCCTGATGGAGGGCGGCACGCCCATCGAGTACGGCCCCAGCATCCACGGCATCGGGGAGCAGACGTACCTGTACTTCCGCGATCCCAGCGGGCTGCGCGTCGAGCTGAACACCGGCGGCTACCGCAACTACGTCCCGGACTGGGAGGCCTACGACTGGAAGCCGTCGCAGGGCTCGGCCAGCCTGTACCGCAACGCCGCCATGCCGCACTCCATGACCGAGAGTTTCCCGCCGGCCGCCGCGCCGTCGGCCACCGAGGAGGGCGCGCTGCCCGGCACCGAGGACAACCTGCTCGCAGCGGCCTACGGCAGCCACGGCCGGGGCTGA
- a CDS encoding cyclase family protein → MPATIIDLSLPIQDTPEGVPAFQRVTIERTTNAQGGEDIEKNFGVPRERLRRGEGWAVETFTTFGTHSSTHVDAPLHYNSVIQGEPAQSIDELPLEWFIAPGMKLDFRHKADGDVITLAEVQAELARIGHTLQARDIVLMHTGRDDFAGQADYWLRGPGVSAEATVWLYGQGVRVMGIDAWGWDAPLHLQAQAAQATEQPGVFWAAHQVDLPYSQIERLCNLGALPPSGFTVSALPLRLVRGSAAPARVVALL, encoded by the coding sequence GTGCCCGCCACCATCATCGACCTCTCGCTGCCCATCCAGGACACGCCGGAGGGTGTGCCCGCCTTCCAGCGCGTGACCATCGAGCGCACCACGAACGCGCAGGGCGGCGAGGACATCGAGAAGAACTTCGGCGTGCCCCGGGAGCGCCTGCGCCGGGGCGAGGGCTGGGCCGTCGAGACCTTCACCACCTTCGGCACCCACTCCAGCACGCACGTGGACGCGCCGCTGCACTACAACTCCGTGATCCAGGGCGAGCCCGCCCAGAGCATCGACGAGCTGCCGCTGGAGTGGTTCATCGCGCCCGGCATGAAACTCGACTTCCGGCACAAGGCCGACGGTGACGTCATCACGCTGGCCGAGGTGCAGGCCGAACTCGCCCGGATCGGTCACACCCTGCAGGCGCGGGACATCGTCCTGATGCACACCGGACGCGACGACTTCGCCGGGCAGGCCGACTACTGGCTGCGCGGCCCCGGCGTCAGCGCCGAGGCGACCGTGTGGCTCTACGGCCAGGGCGTGCGCGTCATGGGCATCGATGCGTGGGGCTGGGACGCGCCGCTGCACCTGCAGGCGCAGGCCGCGCAGGCCACAGAGCAGCCGGGCGTGTTCTGGGCCGCGCACCAGGTCGATCTGCCGTACTCGCAGATCGAGCGGCTGTGCAACCTCGGTGCCCTGCCGCCCAGCGGCTTCACCGTCAGCGCCCTGCCGCTGCGGCTCGTGCGCGGCAGCGCCGCCCCGGCCCGCGTGGTCGCCCTCCTGTGA
- a CDS encoding fumarylacetoacetate hydrolase family protein, translated as MRIARLLTPGPDGAHPRVVVQAGPDLPFTDVRRAHQLALQRRGAGERASLALATALVPGSLSAALENGEPFLDALHAAAHDTSGDAVAAPGRLLAPLDPVAYRDFLAFEEHIVNAAAATGGTVDPVVYEVPISYMGSAQAFIGPDDVMPWPTYAHARMDYELELGIVVARAGRNLTPDDAAGHILGYTVLNDFSARDIQVREMRGRLGPSKGKHFASACGPVIVTPDELDPHALTMTARVNGEEWSRGHSSTLLWRVPELVAWASASEPLAAGTLLGTGTVGRGCGMELGRELRPGDSVELEIGGIGVLQNRVGDPDGQGWAPTRRTPRLSPAR; from the coding sequence ATGCGGATCGCCAGACTCCTGACCCCGGGCCCTGACGGCGCGCACCCGCGCGTCGTGGTGCAGGCCGGCCCGGACCTGCCCTTCACCGATGTGCGCCGCGCCCACCAGCTCGCCCTGCAGCGGCGCGGTGCGGGCGAACGCGCCTCCCTCGCCCTGGCCACCGCGCTCGTTCCGGGGAGCCTCTCGGCGGCGCTGGAGAACGGCGAACCGTTTCTCGACGCCCTGCACGCCGCGGCGCACGACACCAGTGGCGACGCGGTGGCCGCGCCCGGCCGGCTGCTCGCCCCGCTCGATCCCGTCGCGTACCGCGACTTCCTCGCCTTCGAGGAACACATCGTGAACGCGGCGGCGGCCACCGGCGGCACGGTCGACCCCGTCGTGTACGAGGTGCCGATCTCGTACATGGGCAGCGCCCAGGCGTTCATCGGCCCGGACGACGTGATGCCGTGGCCCACCTACGCGCACGCGCGCATGGACTACGAACTCGAACTCGGGATCGTCGTGGCGCGCGCGGGCCGCAACCTCACTCCGGACGACGCGGCCGGGCACATCCTCGGGTACACGGTGCTCAACGACTTCTCCGCGCGCGACATCCAGGTGCGCGAGATGCGCGGACGCCTCGGCCCCAGCAAGGGCAAGCACTTCGCATCGGCGTGCGGGCCTGTGATCGTGACGCCGGACGAGCTCGACCCGCACGCCCTGACCATGACCGCCCGCGTGAACGGCGAGGAGTGGTCGCGCGGGCACAGCAGCACCCTGCTGTGGCGCGTACCGGAACTCGTCGCGTGGGCCAGCGCCAGCGAGCCTCTGGCCGCCGGCACGCTGCTGGGCACCGGGACGGTCGGCCGCGGCTGCGGCATGGAACTCGGGCGGGAACTGCGCCCCGGCGACAGCGTTGAGCTCGAGATCGGGGGCATCGGCGTGCTGCAAAACCGCGTCGGCGACCCCGACGGCCAGGGCTGGGCCCCCACGCGCCGCACGCCCCGCCTCAGTCCCGCCCGGTAG
- a CDS encoding alpha/beta hydrolase family protein has translation MFEYFPKNYVWNLALNLAMEMGAKIGELDEMCRPLLDAARQGDDAGTQAFLASWEVMADKLIAQACQDEERGRLLSAGTKLGRAATYLLTAERMQAFDYAPRQALYAKFQDTFQRGVRLARENCERVEIPYEGDVIAGLYTRAEGVSGRAPLLVQVNGLDSTKEMLYRVGLPAHLARRGVSSLCVDQPGTGEALRLHGLKARVDSEHWASRVVDELETWDDVDPARIGLQGVSLGGYYAPRAVAFEPRFALGAVWGANHNWGEVQLARLNREGERPVPHYWEHVRWVWGARDMDEFMELIPKITLDGVLERVRVPFLVTHGEQDRQIPLKYAHQTYEGLVNSPDRELKIFGDFEGGVQHSSVDNSAYGLDYISDWVAERLGGHVQ, from the coding sequence ATGTTCGAATACTTCCCGAAGAACTACGTCTGGAACCTCGCCCTGAACCTCGCCATGGAGATGGGCGCCAAGATCGGCGAACTCGACGAGATGTGCCGTCCGCTGCTGGACGCGGCCCGTCAGGGCGACGACGCGGGCACGCAGGCCTTCCTGGCGTCGTGGGAGGTGATGGCCGACAAGCTGATCGCCCAGGCCTGCCAGGACGAGGAGCGGGGCCGGCTCCTGAGCGCCGGCACCAAGCTCGGCCGCGCCGCGACCTACCTGCTGACCGCCGAGCGCATGCAGGCCTTCGACTACGCGCCGAGGCAGGCCCTGTACGCCAAATTCCAGGACACCTTCCAGCGGGGCGTGCGGCTGGCCCGCGAGAACTGCGAGCGCGTCGAGATTCCCTATGAGGGCGACGTGATCGCCGGGCTGTACACCCGCGCCGAGGGCGTCAGCGGCCGCGCGCCGCTGCTCGTGCAGGTCAACGGCCTGGACAGCACCAAGGAGATGCTCTACCGCGTGGGCCTGCCGGCGCACCTCGCGCGGCGGGGCGTGTCCAGCCTGTGCGTGGACCAGCCCGGCACCGGCGAGGCCCTGCGCCTGCACGGCCTGAAGGCCCGCGTGGACAGCGAGCACTGGGCGAGCCGCGTGGTGGACGAGCTGGAGACCTGGGACGACGTCGATCCGGCCCGCATCGGATTGCAGGGCGTGTCGCTCGGCGGGTACTACGCGCCGCGCGCGGTCGCCTTCGAGCCGCGTTTCGCGCTGGGTGCCGTGTGGGGCGCGAACCACAACTGGGGCGAGGTGCAGCTCGCGCGCCTGAACCGCGAGGGCGAGCGTCCCGTGCCGCACTACTGGGAGCACGTGCGCTGGGTGTGGGGTGCGCGCGACATGGACGAGTTCATGGAGCTGATTCCGAAGATCACGCTGGACGGCGTGCTGGAGCGCGTCCGCGTTCCCTTCCTGGTCACCCACGGCGAGCAGGACCGGCAGATTCCCCTGAAGTACGCCCACCAGACCTACGAGGGGCTGGTGAACAGTCCGGACCGGGAACTCAAGATCTTCGGGGACTTCGAGGGCGGCGTGCAGCACAGCTCGGTGGACAACAGCGCGTATGGCCTGGACTACATCAGCGACTGGGTGGCCGAGCGCCTGGGCGGCCACGTGCAGTGA
- a CDS encoding FAD-dependent oxidoreductase, with translation MGDVQDILIVGGGIAGLVAACMLRDRGFTVDLVEKNPAWNAYGVGIIQQSNVVRAMHQAGLLERYLASGFPFEDVEFHSPDGVRRARIPGERLAGPDYPANVGVRRSALHETLKAAVLEKGTRVRLGLTVQGLVQADGAVDVTFTDGSAGRYDLVIGADGAHSRVRSLLFGERYVPTFTGQSVWRTNFPRPQGMEALQTFRDVSGNSAGLVPLSADLMYLYLTTREPGNPRFAPGQLPALMRERLKDFRGAVAELREQITDASEVVYRPIEVVFVDEPWYAGRVVLVGDAAHTTTPHLGQGAGMAIEDVVVLSELLGGGQPVKDVLPAFFARRYERTKYIQDTSLMVCRAEMENDHTLNHPQVIGEMLHYTARPI, from the coding sequence ATGGGGGACGTGCAGGACATCCTGATCGTGGGCGGCGGCATCGCCGGCCTGGTCGCCGCGTGCATGCTGCGTGACCGGGGCTTCACGGTCGATCTGGTCGAGAAGAACCCCGCGTGGAACGCCTACGGGGTGGGCATCATCCAGCAGAGCAACGTGGTGCGCGCCATGCACCAGGCCGGCCTGCTGGAGCGCTACCTCGCCAGCGGCTTTCCGTTCGAGGACGTGGAATTCCACAGTCCCGACGGCGTCCGGCGCGCCCGCATTCCCGGCGAGCGGCTGGCCGGGCCGGACTACCCCGCGAACGTGGGCGTGCGCCGCTCCGCGCTGCACGAGACCCTCAAGGCGGCCGTGCTGGAGAAGGGCACGCGGGTGCGCCTGGGCCTGACGGTGCAGGGGCTGGTCCAGGCGGACGGAGCCGTGGACGTGACCTTCACGGACGGCAGCGCGGGCCGCTACGACCTGGTGATCGGCGCGGACGGCGCGCACTCGCGGGTGCGGAGCCTGCTCTTCGGCGAGCGCTATGTCCCGACCTTCACCGGGCAGTCGGTGTGGCGCACCAACTTCCCGCGCCCGCAGGGCATGGAGGCCCTCCAGACCTTCCGGGACGTCAGTGGCAACTCGGCCGGCCTGGTGCCGCTCTCGGCCGACCTGATGTACCTGTACCTCACGACCAGGGAACCCGGCAACCCCCGCTTCGCGCCGGGGCAGCTCCCCGCCCTGATGCGTGAGCGCCTGAAGGATTTCCGCGGCGCCGTGGCCGAGTTGCGTGAGCAGATCACGGACGCCAGCGAGGTCGTGTACCGTCCGATCGAGGTCGTGTTCGTGGACGAGCCGTGGTACGCCGGCCGGGTCGTGCTGGTCGGGGACGCGGCGCACACGACCACCCCGCACCTGGGCCAGGGCGCGGGCATGGCCATCGAGGACGTGGTCGTGCTGAGCGAGCTGCTGGGCGGGGGCCAGCCCGTGAAAGACGTCCTGCCGGCCTTCTTCGCCCGCCGCTACGAGCGCACGAAATACATCCAGGACACGTCCCTGATGGTGTGCCGCGCCGAGATGGAGAACGACCACACGCTGAACCACCCGCAGGTGATCGGCGAGATGCTGCACTACACCGCCCGGCCGATCTGA
- a CDS encoding TetR/AcrR family transcriptional regulator produces the protein MTRGVRTRAAQGIRTPRQERSRQSFERVLDAATELLMEVGYDGLTLAGVSARAGVSTGSIYGRIRGKDDLLTAVQARILERTEAGQDAMLARLQAGELPLDTLVPRAVDALGDFMQEYAGLLRPLMAQAMADIAVAGRGKASYGKLRDGWIAVILSRRDDIAQRPADAAVLGCFRIAYAAFARYLGLGSSMESAGEGDWAALKRNLGVMCLAFLKTPAGESSEG, from the coding sequence ATGACCAGAGGCGTCCGAACCCGCGCGGCACAGGGGATCCGCACGCCGCGCCAGGAGCGCAGCCGGCAGTCGTTCGAGCGGGTGCTCGACGCCGCCACCGAGCTGCTGATGGAGGTGGGCTACGACGGCCTGACCCTGGCCGGGGTGAGCGCGCGGGCCGGCGTCTCGACGGGATCGATCTACGGGCGCATCCGCGGCAAGGACGACCTGCTCACGGCCGTGCAGGCCCGCATTCTGGAGCGCACGGAGGCCGGGCAGGACGCCATGCTCGCGCGGCTCCAGGCGGGCGAGCTGCCGCTGGACACGCTGGTGCCGCGCGCGGTGGACGCCCTGGGGGACTTCATGCAGGAGTACGCGGGGCTGCTCCGGCCACTGATGGCGCAGGCCATGGCCGACATTGCGGTGGCGGGCCGGGGCAAGGCGTCGTACGGCAAGTTGCGGGACGGCTGGATCGCGGTGATCCTCAGCCGCCGGGACGACATCGCGCAGCGGCCCGCAGACGCGGCGGTGCTGGGGTGCTTCCGGATCGCGTACGCCGCCTTCGCGCGCTACCTGGGCCTGGGATCGTCGATGGAGTCGGCCGGTGAGGGCGACTGGGCCGCCCTGAAGCGGAACCTGGGCGTGATGTGCCTGGCCTTCCTGAAGACGCCAGCGGGCGAGAGCAGCGAGGGGTAG
- a CDS encoding LLM class flavin-dependent oxidoreductase yields MRFSVFLVGRSTAPEHDREVIQALTEHAREAEQLGFDAVFMPDHHFTGYAPMSSDPFVYAAYLAGQLTRVTFGMSVTTVPLHHPVRFAERINLLDQLTDGRLLVGIGSGTTPEEMIGFGVNYKETGRIAQENLDIAEQLWQKAIGDDPITFDTGHYKGALVQRIVPRPYRERHAPLMSVALRESSALRAAQSGYPAFIPAFTPPKIGGTEPLSHVTKYFRVYRDALLAAGHPQDVVDHALSWTTHTYQCVHVAETDEQAREELEVILRGYQSAIDREMVFNKRAEEISDVTIHSTPDALSDDWIGTWCLYGSPETVTAHLREYQDLGIGNVLLGFTTGPLTPERRRLGDQAMRLFAERVMPHFTERALVGAAP; encoded by the coding sequence ATGCGTTTTTCCGTGTTTCTCGTCGGACGTTCCACCGCTCCCGAGCACGACCGCGAGGTCATCCAGGCATTGACCGAGCACGCCCGCGAGGCCGAACAGCTGGGCTTCGACGCCGTGTTCATGCCGGACCACCACTTCACCGGCTACGCTCCGATGTCCAGCGATCCCTTCGTGTACGCGGCGTACCTCGCCGGGCAGCTCACGCGCGTCACCTTCGGCATGTCCGTCACCACCGTGCCGCTGCACCACCCGGTGCGCTTCGCCGAGCGCATCAACCTCCTCGACCAGCTCACCGACGGCCGCCTGCTCGTCGGCATCGGCAGCGGCACCACGCCCGAGGAGATGATCGGCTTCGGCGTGAACTACAAGGAAACGGGCCGCATCGCGCAGGAAAACCTCGACATCGCCGAGCAGCTGTGGCAGAAGGCCATTGGCGACGATCCCATCACGTTCGACACGGGCCACTACAAGGGTGCGCTCGTCCAGCGCATCGTGCCGCGTCCGTACCGCGAGCGCCACGCGCCGCTGATGAGCGTCGCGCTGCGCGAGTCGAGCGCCCTGCGCGCCGCCCAGAGCGGCTACCCGGCCTTCATCCCGGCGTTCACGCCCCCGAAGATCGGCGGCACCGAGCCCCTGAGCCACGTCACGAAGTACTTCCGGGTCTACAGGGACGCCCTGCTGGCCGCCGGGCACCCCCAGGACGTCGTGGACCACGCGCTGTCGTGGACGACCCACACCTACCAGTGCGTGCACGTGGCCGAGACCGACGAGCAGGCCCGCGAGGAGCTGGAGGTCATCCTGCGTGGCTACCAGAGCGCCATCGACCGCGAGATGGTCTTCAACAAGCGCGCCGAGGAGATCAGCGACGTGACCATCCACTCCACGCCCGACGCGCTGAGCGACGACTGGATCGGCACGTGGTGCCTGTACGGCAGCCCCGAGACCGTCACCGCCCACCTCAGGGAGTACCAGGACCTCGGCATCGGCAACGTCCTGCTGGGCTTCACGACCGGACCGCTGACCCCGGAGCGCCGTCGCCTGGGCGATCAGGCCATGCGGCTGTTCGCCGAGCGGGTGATGCCGCACTTCACGGAGCGCGCCCTGGTCGGCGCGGCGCCGTGA
- a CDS encoding NADPH-dependent FMN reductase, translating into MNAPLIVGIGGTTRPGSSGETALRVALAHAERAGARTRLFGGADLAALPHYAPEHPERHAVQTELVEAVRAADGVLIATPSYHGGMSGLVKNALDLLEDLRGDARPYLDGRAVGVIVLAGGWQGAGVTLSALRDIVHALRGWPTPLGVTLNTAASRPFTPDGECADDTTRSQLHTLTDQVLAFARMARTPAVTGA; encoded by the coding sequence GTGAACGCTCCCCTGATCGTCGGCATCGGCGGCACGACCCGGCCCGGGTCCAGCGGGGAGACGGCCCTGCGGGTCGCGCTCGCGCATGCCGAGCGGGCCGGAGCGCGCACCCGGCTCTTCGGGGGCGCGGACCTCGCGGCGCTGCCGCACTACGCGCCGGAGCACCCCGAACGCCATGCCGTGCAGACCGAGCTGGTCGAGGCCGTGCGGGCGGCCGACGGCGTGCTGATCGCCACGCCCTCGTACCACGGCGGTATGTCCGGGCTCGTCAAGAACGCCCTGGACCTCCTCGAGGACCTGCGCGGCGACGCGCGGCCCTACCTCGACGGCCGCGCGGTCGGCGTGATCGTGCTGGCCGGCGGCTGGCAGGGCGCGGGCGTGACCCTCAGCGCCCTGCGGGACATCGTGCACGCCCTGCGTGGCTGGCCCACGCCTCTGGGCGTGACGCTGAACACCGCCGCGTCCCGCCCCTTCACCCCGGACGGCGAGTGCGCCGACGACACCACCCGGTCGCAGCTGCACACCCTGACGGATCAGGTGCTGGCCTTCGCGCGCATGGCCCGCACACCCGCGGTCACCGGCGCATGA